The Comamonas sp. lk genome contains the following window.
GCTGATGGAAACCGGCGCCTACAACGAGCACTGGCCTTATGTGCACATGCTGCCCGAGCAAACCGTGCAAGCCCATATCGACCTGCAAGGCCGCTGGTTGCTGCCCATACACAACGGTACCTTCAATCTGTCCATGCATGCCTGGTGGGACCCGTTCGAGCGCGTGCATGCCCTGGCCAAAAAACAGAAGCTGCAGCTGACCACGCCCATGATGGGGGAGCGCATCGACCTGGATGCACCCCACCCCGGCTCCCTGTGGTGGCGCGACTGCGCCGATGTGCGCCAGGCAATCCAGCGCTAAAGCGTCCTAGCCCCAGCAACAAGCCCAGCCGCACTGAACGCGGTCTGGGCTTTTTTGCATGGGCGCTTCGGCCAACGCCCGCAATATGCGCATTCCTAGGGATAACCAGCAGGCTGGTTGATACATATCAAGCACCACATTGGTGCAGCTCAATATAGTCAAAAGCACATGAAAAGCTTTTATTTAAAACTTTTTCATGCATAAAAATAGCCGACCCCGGCTGTGCTCGACGATGAAAGCAAGAGCCATGCAGCTTCCCCAAACTCCATCCTCCAATCGCAATCACAACTGCGACTGCAGCGGCCAAAGCGGTAACGACTGCAATCGCGCTTCAAGAGCCGAGGCAGGCGCCCTGCCCCAAGGCGCGCCCTCCTCGGCCAAGCGAGGCTTTCTGCAGGATCTGATTGCCGTGGCCGCCAGCTTTGGCCTGGCGGGTGCGGCCAAAGCCGTCACGCCTGGCAGCGCCAGCTTTCAGCCCCCACGCCGCCCCGGCATGGAAGGCAAGCGCTTTGGCATGCTGGTCGATATGCGCAAATGCATTGGCTGCCAGGCCTGCACGGTGAGCTGCTCGGTAGAGAACCAGCCGCCCATAGGCCAGTTTCGCACCACGGTGCTGCAGTACGAGATCGACCAAGCCGGCAGCAGCGCACCGGCCATGGTCAGCCTGCCGCGCCTGTGCAACCACTGCGACGAGCCACCCTGCGTGCCGGTCTGCCCGGTGCAGGCCACGTTTCAGCGCAGCGACGGCATTGTGCTGGTGGACAACGAGCGCTGCGTGGGCTGCGGCTACTGCGTGCAAGCCTGCCCTTATGACGCGCGCTTTATCAACCATGAGACGCAGACGGCCGACAAATGCACCTTCTGCGAGCACCGGCTTGAAGCCGGGCTGCTGCCCGCCTGTGTGGAGAGCTGCGTGGGCGGAGCACGGGTGATTGGCGATCTGAATGACGCGCACAGCGAGATCAACCAAAGGATCAGCGCGCACAAGGACGAGATCAAGGTGCTCAAGCCCGGCATGAAAACCAAGCCCCATGTGTTCTATATCGGCCTGCCCGATGAATTCGTCAATGGCGTCGATGGTCAGGCGACCGTCCGCCTGGTGGCAGAGCATCTTTAAAGGAGTCCCAGCATGCAAATCATCGAACTCCTGACCCCTGCCTACGAAGCCGCCTGGCTGCCCTGGGCCGTGCAGTATTTCTTTCTGGTCGGCATTGCCACCGGCGCGGCGCTGTTGACCTCGGCCTGCATCTTTGGCCCCGGGCACGGAGCACAAGCCGGTCTGCGCCAGCGCCTGCTGCCCACGGCCGTGCTGTTGCTGGCCGTGAGCGCGGCCTCTGCGCCCGTGGCCCTGCTGGCCGACCTGCACCAGCCCGCACGCTTTTGGCACTTTTACGCCCATCTCACGCCTTGGTCGTGGATGAGCCTGGGCGCGGTGCTGATGCCGGTGTTCGTGCTGCTCAGCCTGCTGATGTGTGCGCTGTGGTGGCTGGGCCAGGCCCGCTGGATGCGCTGGCTGGCGCCGCTGCTGATCGTCTCCACACTCAGCATCGTGGTCTACACCGGAGCGGAAATCATGGCCGTGCGTTCGCGCCCGCTATGGAACACGCTGTGGGTGCCCATCAACCTGGCGCTCAGCGGCTGGCTGGCCACGGTAGGCATGGGCTTTGTGCTGTATCGCTTTCTGCCCCGGCCCTTGCAACCCGATGCCCAGGCGCTGCAAGCCCTGCGCAATCTGGGCCTGTGGCTGGCCACCGGCCTGGTGATTTCCGCGCTGACCTGGGCTCTGGCTGGCATCGCCGGCAACAGCCCCTCGTTCGACATGGCCGTGCGCCTGTTCCGGGAATTTCCCGTCTGGCGTCTCTCCATGCTGGGCTCGGCGCTGTTTGGCGCCGCCGTGGTCGGGGCCCTGCTACGCGGCGAGCGTCGTCTGCACGCCAAGGGCTACACCCTGGTGCTGGGTGCAGGTCTTGCCGCATCGGCCTGGGCCTTCCGCTGGGCCTTGTTTATGGGCGTGCAAGGCGTGCCCAAGTTTGGCGCGGGGCTGTATCTGTACAGCATGCCCCTGGGCGGCGACGGCCTGCTGGGCATGCTGGGCGTGGCCGGTCTGTGCGTGGCCCTGGTGGCCCTGGCGACCTGGGCGCTGGAGCTTTTCCCCCAACGCCAGGCCACCGTCTGAAGCATTTTTTCAAGCCAAATCGGCCTGTACCGCATAACAGAAGAACGGCAGCAGCTATCAAATTAAAAGCATCGCTGCCGCGCACCAGCCCAGAAGAGGCACACCATGACTGACAAGAAACTCACCCCCGAACAATCTCATGATGACGCGGTATCCGACGCCAATGTTGCACGCCGCCGCATGCTGCTGCGCGGCGGCGCCGTGGCCGGCGGTATGGCCGCCTTTGCCGCCGGCTATGGCGAAACCGTGGTCAAAGGCGCCAAGGGGCTGATCACCGGTACTTCGGGCAAAGCCACAGCCAGCGCCACGCGCGGCAATTCGCTGACGCCGGAATTCCGTATCGACCCGGTCACCGGCAAATTGACGACCCAGCCCGGCCAGGTGGTCAGCCCCTCGTCCTGCCTGGGCTGCTGGACCCAGTGCGGCGTGCGCGTGCGCGTCGATACCGAACACAACCAGATCATCCGCATTGCCGGCAACCCCTACCACCCGCTGGCCACCACCCATCCCGCGCCCATGGAAACACCGGTGCGCGAGGTCTATGCCATGCTGGGCGGTGACAACGGTCTGGAAGGCCGCGCTACCAGTTGCGCCCGTGGCTCGGCCATGCTGGAGCACCAGAAAGCGGCGCACCGCGTGCTCCAGCCCTTAAAGCGCGTGGGCCCGCGCGGCTCGGGTCAATGGCAGACCATCACGCTGGAGCAGCTGGTGCAGGAAATCTGCGCCGGTGGCAATCTGTTTGGCGAAGGCCATGTGGACGGGCTGGCCGCCATCCGCGATCTTGAAACGCTGATCGACCCAAACAGCCCCGAATACGGCCCCAAGGCCAATCAGTTGCTGTTCACCGAAGCGGCCAACGAAGGCCGCACGCCGCTGGTCAACCGCTTTGCCAAGCAGGCGTTCGGCACCATCAATGTGTCCAATCACGGCTCTTACTGCGGCCAGACTTACCGCGTGGGCACGGGCGCGGCGCTGGGCGACATGGCCGGCATGCCCCATGGCAAGCCGGACTGGAGGAACTCGCGCTTTGGCCTCTTCATAGGCACCTCGCCCGCGCAATCGGGCAATCCCTTCCAGCGCGTGGGCCGCGAACTGGCCGAAGCGCGCTCGCGCAGCGAGAACACTTATCAATATGTGGTGGTCTCGCCCATGCTGCCCACCTCGTCCAGCCATGCGGCGGGCAGCAACAACCGCTGGCTGCCCGTCAAGCCCGGCAGCGACCTGGCGCTGGCCATGGGTCTGATTCGCTGGATCATCGACAACCAGCGCTACGACCAGCAGTTCCTGACCCAACCCGGCCCCGCCGCCATGGCGGCTGCGGGCGAGGCCAGCTGGAGCAATGCCACGCATTTGCTGATCAACGAACCCAAGCACCCGCGCTACGGCCAGTTTCTGCGCGGAGCCGATATCGGTTTGGCCCTTCCAGAGCCGGTGGATGAAAAAACGCCTGCTGAAGATGTGTATGTGGTGCAACTAGCCGACGGTAGCCTGGTCGCCCACACCGTAGCCCAGCCGGCCGAGCTGATGGTGGAGCGTGAGTTCAGGCCCATCAAAGCCGCCGACGCCACCGAGGAACCTGCACCCATTGCGGTCTGCACCGCTTTTGCAAAGCTGCGCAAGGAAGCTCAGCAAAAGACGCTTCAGGAATATGCCGCTCTGTGCGGCGTTCCGGTCAAGGAGATCGAGGAGCTGGCGCGTGAATTCACCAGCCACGGCAAGCAGGCCGTGGCCAATTCGCACGGCGGCACCATGAATGGCTCGGGCTTTTACACCGCCTACGCGATTGCCATGCTCAACAACCTGATAGGCAATCTCAACGTCAAGGGCGGCTGGGTCATGGATGCGGGACCGTTCGGACCGTTCGGCCCCGGACCGCGCTACAACTTTGCGCAATTCCAAGGCGCGGTCAAACCTACGGGCGTGGCGCTGTCGCGCAGCAAGTTCCCGTATGAGAAGACCAGCGAATTCAAGCGCAAAAAGGAAGCCGGCCAGAACCCCTACCCCGCCAAGGCTCCCTGGTATCCCGCCACCGGCGGGCTGTCTAGCGAAATGCTGGCCGCCGGCATGCTGGGCTATCCCTATCCGGTCAAGGCCTGGATCAACCACATGAGCAACCCGATCTATGCCGTCTGCGGCTTCGAAAACGCTCTGGCGGCATCGGTCAAGGATGTGAAAAAGCTGCCGCTGTTTGTCTCGGTCGATCCCTTCATCAACGAGACCTCGGCCCTGGCCGACTACATCGTGCCCGACACCGTCACCTACGAAAGCTGGGGCATTGGTGCGCCCTGGGCCGACGTGGTGGCCAAGAGCAGCACCGTGCGCTGGCCCACCGTGCAAGCTGCCACCGCCAAAACGGCCGACGGCCAGCCCATCAGCTTTGAAACCTTTATCTTTGCCGTGGCCAAACAGTTGAAGCTGCCAGGCTTTGGCAAGAACGCCATGTCCACCAAGGAAGGCGATCCGCTGGACCTGGAAAACGCCGAAGACTTTTATCTGCGCGGCATCTGCAATATCGCCTACCAGGCCGGCAAGCCCGTGGCCGAAGCCAGCGATGACGATATAGCAATCACCGGCCTGAAAAAGTGGATGCCATCGGTCGAGGCCCGCGTCAAACCCGAGGAGGTGCGGCGCGTGGCCATGGTCATGAGCCGCGGCGGCCGCTTCGACCGGCAGGAAGACGCCTGGAAGGGCGAGCAGCTCAAGCTGCAAGCCAAGTTTCCGGCCACCTTCTGGCACGAAGGTCTATCCAAAATGCGCCACTCCATGACCGGCGAGCGCTATAGCGGCTGCCCCACCTGGTACCCCACGCGCCTGGCCAGCGGCGCGGACATGCGCGCCGTGTTCAGCGAGCAGGACTGGCCGCTGACCATGACCAGCTACAAGTCCAACCTGATGAGCAGCATGTCGATCGCCGCCTCGCGCCTGCGCCAGGTGCACCCGCACAACCCCGTAAGCTTGAACCGGGACGACGCCGCCCAGCTGGGCATTGCCAATGGCGACCGGATTTTGCTGAGCACCCCCGGCGGCCAGCTCCAGGGTGTGGCCCTGGTGCGTGCCGGTATTGCAGCGGGCGCTGTGGCTATTGAACACGGCTACGGCCACAAGCAACTGGGCACCGTGGCCCACCAGGTCAACGGCAAACCCACTCATGCCAACCCGCAGCATGGCAATGGCGTCAACCTCAATGCGCTGGGTTTTGCCGACCCGACCCGCCCGGAAAAGGACAATGTCTGGATTGACTGGGTGTCGGGGGCGGTGGTGAGGCAAGGCCTGCCCGTCAAAGTGCGCAAAGCCTAGAATCGGCACGCATGACCTGGGGGCTTAGCCCCCGCGCCCGCCTTAAACAGCCTCGCCCGCCCCGGCGGGGCTGTTTTAAGGGGTGCGCCACTATCAAGCGAGCATATGACTGAGAAACACTGGTCCCGGATCGAGATGCTGCACGCGACCGTGCGCAACCCCAACATCCACCTCAAAGGCCGACACAGCTATTACAGCGACGCCTGGAGTGGCTCGTTTGAGCAGTCCGTGGTGCGCTATCTCTACGGCGACGATTACAGCCAGCAACACTGGCAATCGCAGTGGAAGGTGGACCCGCTCCATATCGGCGACTATGTCTGCATAGGCGCAGAGGCCGTGATCCTGATGGGCGGCAACAACACCCATAGAGCCGACTGGTTCAGCCTCTACCCTTTTGCCGACAACATCCTGGCCTCCTACCAGGCCAAGGGCGCTACCCGCATCGGCGACGGAGCCTGGATCGGCATGCGGGCCATGCTCATGCCCGGCATCACGATTGGCGAAGGTGCTGTGATCGCGGCCGGCGCCGTCGTTACCCGCGATGTGGCGCCCTATAGCGTGGTAGGCGGCAATCCGGCCCAGCACATCAAATCGCGCTTCAGCGACGATGTGATCGCCCGGTTGCTGGCGCTGAAAATCTATGACTGGCCCGAGGCCGCATTCCAGCTTCTGCAGCCTCTGCTATGCGCTTGCGATATCGCCGCGCTGGAGGCGGCGGCCAGGGATGTTCATTTAATCTGATAGCTGAAAGCGCAGACTGGTCTTGGGCTTTAACCGGATTACGTCTAAAAAATTTAGCCCGACGTTTGGCTGAGCTGCGGCTTACCGCAGCTGGGCACGATAGCGTTTGAGCTCGGCCTGCAGCCAGCTGCTGGCAGGCTCGACCGCCTTGCCGGCACAGCGCACCTCGTAGGCTTTGTGGCTGATGCTGCTCTCGGTGGCAGCACGGGCAATGAAGTCCTCTGCCGACTGCAGCAAGTCTTTTTTCACCAAATAGTCGTATTTTTTCTGCAAATGATCGCGCGCCTGCACCGAGCTATGCCAGCTGCCGTTGCGCTGAAATTCACAGCCCGAGTTCTTCAGATAGTCCTGCAAATGCGCGATTTCCTGCTGGGCCTGGGCCGAGGGAGCTGCCGCCAGCGCCAGTTGCGCCGGGCCGGCGGCCAGAAACAGGGCAAAGCCCGAGACCATCTTAGCGATATTCAGTTGGGGCATCCGGCTTCCTTGCGACTGACAGTCGTGAAATTGACTGCGCCCATGCTAGCAAAGCCAGGGCTACGGCAAGCAGCCCCGGCGACAAGATCAGAACTGGCTCAGCATTTCGTCAAATGTCTCTCTGGCAAAGTCATTGCGCCAGGCTTCGTTCTTGTCTTTGGGCACCATGCTCAGCGGAAACACCCCGCGATAGCTGACGCTGACAGGCGCGGCATACGCAGCTTGCAGTGCCTGCAAATCGCTGCGGCTCTTGGCAACATCGGCGTTGCTGCGCACCAAGCGTTGAATAGCAGCCGCCCAGCTTTCCTGGGTTTTGACCAGGGAGCACTCAAAAGCCACTTGAGCCGTCAACACGCCATTGCTGGCCATGGTCGGTGGCTCGGACGACAAGGCTTTGCACTCGGACTTCTGCCTAGCTTGCTGCACGGTGCTCATCAGGCTTTCCAGCGGTGCTTTCATCTCGTCCCGCATGGCTTGCGGAAACAGCTTCACCGCGATTTCCGTTATTTCGCCGGGGAAGGCCTTGTCCGCCGCTTGCAGCGCTGCCAGGTCGGCATAGTCCGCACTGCGGCCGGAGCGCAGACGGTCGGGGCGCAGATAGTCGTTCAACTGACGAATGGCTTGCTCATCATGGTTGACCAGGGTCTTGATATACAGGTCAGCCGCGGGAATCGGGGACGGCGGCTCGGCCGCCTGCGCTGCGACGGCCAAAGGCAGTGCCAGAAAAGCGAAGGCTTGGTGAATCGTTGGATGCATCTTTTGGATGGGATAACAAGGAGTTGAACACATTCGCTGCGGCACGACAGCAGGCTATGTGCTCTATGGAAAAGGGCGCAAGCTGGGATCGCCCCAAGGAGAAGAGTGCGCAAAGTGCTGCCCAGGCACGGGGCAGACCTAAGCGGCTGGGCAAGCCATCTTAGGCCCTGCCTGCCGTTGCGTTATTAGGGGCACTGAAGCATGTAGACCTTTGCCATAAATCACACAGGTAGAATTGTTCAAGATCAAACACCAAGCTCGCGGCTTGGCCCATGCCTGTCCTGGCAACTGCCTATGCCTGACAGCCCCGGCGCCAAGCCGCCGTTTTTTGCCCATCCCGTTCAGATAAAAAGCCTGCAGCCTTTGCTGCGGTCCATGTTCCACGCCATGCCCTGTCGCTTTTGCGAAAAATCACAGCCTCTCTTGCCCATGCCTAAGCAATGGACAGCTTGCATTGCGCAGACCGGCTTGCACACCCTGGCTGAGGCAGTGCAATGACCCATAGCGCCCTCTACGATCTGGCACCGATGCTGGAGCTGATGGCTTTGGGCCTGGGTCTGGCGCTGGGACCGCTGACCTGGGTGTGGTGGCGCAATCGCGGCACAGGCTCGGGCAAGCGCCTGCAGGCGCTGTGCATTCTGACCCTGTTTCTGACCTTTGACCTGGTGCTGTTCGGTGCCTTCACGCGCCTGACGGATTCCGGCCTGGGTTGCCCCGACTGGCCGGGCTGCTACGGCACATCGAGCCCAATTGCGGCCAGCGCGCAAATTGCGCAGGCGCAGGCCGCCATGCCTACGGGCCCGGTCACGCATGGCAAGGCCTGGGTGGAGATGATTCACCGCTACCTGGCCACCACCGTGGGCGTGCTCATCATCGCCATGACCGTCATGGCATGGCGGCGTGCACGGCAGCTGGGCAGGCAAGCCAGCACAGGCGCCCTGAGTCCCTGGTGGCCGACGGCGGCCCTGGTCTGGGTCTGCATACAAGGTGCTTTTGGCGCGCTGACCGTGACCATGAAGCTGTTCCCGGCCATCGTCACCCTGCATTTGCTGGGCGGCACGGGCTTGCTGGCTTTGCTGTGCATTTCGGCTGCGGCCATGAGTCTGGCAGCACGCCAGCAGGCGCCGGCGCTGATCTCCCGAGGTTTGCGCCTTGGCCTGTGGGCAGCGCTGGCCATTGTGGTGATGCAGGTGGCACTGGGCGGCTGGGTCAGTACCAATTATGCTGTGCTGGCCTGTACCAGCTTTCCCACCTGCCAGGGCAGCTGGTGGCCGGCCATGAATTTTGAACAGGCGCTGCAGATCTGGCGTCCGCTGGGCTTGCTGGCCGATGGCAGTAGCATCGCTTTCGAGGCGCTGACCGCCATCCACTACCTGCACCGCTTGGCGGCCTATGTGGTGGTGGGCGTGTTGGCGGCACTGTGGTGGTGTCTGCGCCTGGTGCCGGCGCTGGCGCTGCAGCGGCGTCTGCTCGGCGGTTTTCTGATTTTGCAGGTGGCAACCGGCTTGTCCAACGTGGTGTTGGACTGGCCTTTGGTTGCCGCCGTGCTGCACACCGGTGGTGCTGCAGCTCTGGTGACGATTGTGGTCTGGTGCCTGACGGTGACCCGTGCGACGCAAACTGCGTCCCAAGCGCCAAGCCCCACGACTGGTGCGGCCCGCTGAAGGCGGCGCACACAAATTGAGAGTGTTTGCATGAGTGCTAGTGATATTTCCCTGACAGAGAGCAGTTCCTCACGCGTGAGCCAGTTTTACGCGCTGACCAAGCCACGCGTGGTGCAACTGATCGTTTTCTGCGCGCTGATTGGCATGGTGTTGGCCGTTCCCGGCTGGCCCACGGGCTCACAGTGGCTCTACATGGGCGTGGCCTGTGTGGGTATCTGGCTGGTAGCCGCTGCGGCTGCGGCCTTCAACTGCCTGGTGGAGCGCCATATCGATGCCAAGATGAAGCGCACCTCCTGGCGCCCTACCGCGCGCGGCGAGCTCTCCAGCCAGCAGGCCCTGGCCTTTTCGGCCATTCTCTGCATGGTGGGCGCAACGATTCTCTGGATCTTCACCAATGCGCTGACCATGTGGCTGACGCTGGCCACGTTTGTGGGCTATGCCGTGATCTACACCGTGGTGCTCAAGCCCGCCACGCCGCAGAACATCGTGATTGGCGGCGCATCCGGCGCCATGCCTCCCGTGCTGGGCTGGGCGGCCATGACGGGCAATGTGGGCCCCGAAGCCCTGATTCTGTTTCTGATCATCTTCCTCTGGACGCCGCCCCATTTCTGGGCTCTGGCCCTTTACCGCGTGGAAGACTATCGCCAGTCCGGCCTGCCCATGCTGCCCGTCACCCACGGCAGCAAGTACACGCGGCTGCAGATTCTGCTCTACACCTTTGTGCTGTTTGCCGCCTGCCTGCTGCCCTTCATCTACGGCATGAGCTCGTGGCTGTATCTGGTGACGGCCATCATCCTGGGCGCCGGCTTTTGCGGTTACGCGATTGCCCTGTACCGCAATTACTCGGATGAGCTGTCGCGCAAGACCTTCCGCTTCTCGCTGATTCACCTGAGCCTGCTGTTTCTGGCTCTGCTGATCGATCACTACATCTGGCTGGGCTGAGCCTGCAGGGGGCCGACCCACATGGAATGAATGGAGCCCCATGTCGCATCGCGTCCCTGAAGATATTTTGCAGCTGGCCCGCCAGGGCGAAAAAGTCCGCGCCATTGCCCTGTTGCGCGAGCAAAACGGCCTGGGTCTAGCCCAAGCCAAGCAGTTGTTGGAAGAGCGGCTGGAAGATGCCCAGGGCAAGCCGAACCCTGCAACACATCAAAGCTTCACGCCTGAGGATGTGATGACAGCCATCGATGCCGCCCTGGCTCGCGGCGAGAAACTGCAGGCCATCAAACTGCTGTGCGACAGCACGGGCCTCGGCCTGCTGGAGGCCAAGCAGCGTATAGAACAGCGCATGGCTATAGCCCCAACCCAAGCAGACCGCAACCAGTCACCGGGTGAAGTGACGCGCAGCAGCGGCCGGCCTTTTTTGGCACTCTTGCTGGCTGCGGCCGCAGCTCTCTGGTATTACTTCAGCAAAAGTTAAACAAGCCCCAAGCCTCGTCTGGAAATAGGCCAGACGCTCACTTTTCAGGAGTGATAGTCGCAACTGCCGACGCGGCTTTCTGCCAGCCGCCACCAAGGGCCTGATACAGCTGCACCGCGTTTTCCAGCTGCGATTGGCGCAGGCGTATCACCTCCTGCTGCACGGCAAACAGATTGCGCTGTGCGTCCAACTCCTCCAGATAGCTGGCATAGCCGGCCTCGTAGCGATCCTTGGCAAAACCCAGAGTGCGTTGCAGCACCGCCTCACGCTGTCTGGCACTGGCCAACTGGGTTTGCAGATATTGGGTGCTCACCAGAGCCAGCTGCACATCGCCCAAGGCCTTGATGACCGTGCCGCGATAAGCGTACGCGGCCTGATCACGCTGGGCATTGGCCGCATCGAACTGGCCTTGCAGCCGCCCGCCGCTGAACAGCGGTGCCAGAATGCTGCCGCCCAGGCCCCAGACGGTAGCCGGGTGGTAATCCAGCGCATTGATCAGCAAGCTGCCCAGATTGGCACTCAGACTTACCTGGGGCAAAAACGCGGCGCGCTGGGCGGCCAGCTGCTTGTCGCTAGCGGCCAGCTGCAACTGGGCCCGGGCAATATCCGGGCGGCGCTCCAGCAGCTCGGACGGCAAGCCCAGCTCCGGCAGCGCAGGCACGGCCAGCGCCTCCAAACCGCCCTGCGGCTGCGTTACAGCACGGCCTGGCAATGTCTCGCCCATCAGCTTTTGCGCCGACGCATCGCCGATGCCGCCCGCCAGCTGCAGCAAGGCAAGGCGCTGGCGCTCCAGCGCCAGAGTCAGCTGCTCTATGGACTGCCTGACGCTTTCCAGTTCGGCCAGCGCCTGGCTTTGCTGCAGCTGCGAGATATAGCCTACCCGTACCTGATCGGTGAGCAGGCGCACAGCCGCCTCGCGCGACTGCAGCGTGTATTGGGCTACGCTCAGCTGCGCCTGCAGCGAGCGCATGCCTATATAGGCCTGAGCCGTGGTGGCAGCTACCGCCAGCTGCACGGCATCGCCATCGGCCTGGCTGGCTTGCAGGCGCAAATCGGCCGCGCTGCGCAAATCGCCCAAACGGTTCCAGACATCCAGCTCCCAGCTGGCCTGCAGCCCGGGCTGAAGACTGCGGGTCTGCGTCAAGCCGCGCGCGCCCAGGCTGCGGCCGCTAGATAGAGGCAAGGCCGCCGATACCTGGGGCATCGCCGCAGCACCTGCCAGCTCCAAATTGGCCCTGGCCTCATCCACCCTGGCCATGGCGGTCAGCACATCATTGCTTTGCTCCAGAGCCAGACCCACCCAGGCGTTGAGCCCTGCATCGCCAAAAGCCTGCCACCAGGCCGACTGAAGCTGGGCCTGGTTTTGAGCCGCTGACGCGGCCTGCTCCCACTGCGCCGGCACGGCCGGCTGGGCACCGGCTGGCGCCTGGCTGGTACGAGGCAGGGAACAAGCGCTCAGCACCACGGCCAGGGCCGCGCAGGCAAGCGGTTTGAGCGTCCAGGCCCTCTTGGACCGGCAATTCAGCATGGGCTGTTTCATGGTTTGACCTTATGGTCTGCAGACTCAGAATTCAAAGGCAAATCGGCCTCTACCTCTTTATCTGATTGCGCCTTTAGCTCCTGTTTTTGAAGATTCTGCAACTTTTGCTTGGTATCCAGTCGCACCATGACCGACATGCCGGGCCGCACCCGCGCGGCCAGCTCCTGGCCCTCATCGATG
Protein-coding sequences here:
- a CDS encoding CatB-related O-acetyltransferase, producing MTEKHWSRIEMLHATVRNPNIHLKGRHSYYSDAWSGSFEQSVVRYLYGDDYSQQHWQSQWKVDPLHIGDYVCIGAEAVILMGGNNTHRADWFSLYPFADNILASYQAKGATRIGDGAWIGMRAMLMPGITIGEGAVIAAGAVVTRDVAPYSVVGGNPAQHIKSRFSDDVIARLLALKIYDWPEAAFQLLQPLLCACDIAALEAAARDVHLI
- a CDS encoding DUF5329 domain-containing protein; this translates as MPQLNIAKMVSGFALFLAAGPAQLALAAAPSAQAQQEIAHLQDYLKNSGCEFQRNGSWHSSVQARDHLQKKYDYLVKKDLLQSAEDFIARAATESSISHKAYEVRCAGKAVEPASSWLQAELKRYRAQLR
- the cyoE gene encoding heme o synthase, translating into MSASDISLTESSSSRVSQFYALTKPRVVQLIVFCALIGMVLAVPGWPTGSQWLYMGVACVGIWLVAAAAAAFNCLVERHIDAKMKRTSWRPTARGELSSQQALAFSAILCMVGATILWIFTNALTMWLTLATFVGYAVIYTVVLKPATPQNIVIGGASGAMPPVLGWAAMTGNVGPEALILFLIIFLWTPPHFWALALYRVEDYRQSGLPMLPVTHGSKYTRLQILLYTFVLFAACLLPFIYGMSSWLYLVTAIILGAGFCGYAIALYRNYSDELSRKTFRFSLIHLSLLFLALLIDHYIWLG
- the dsrO gene encoding sulfate reduction electron transfer complex DsrMKJOP subunit DsrO, encoding MQLPQTPSSNRNHNCDCSGQSGNDCNRASRAEAGALPQGAPSSAKRGFLQDLIAVAASFGLAGAAKAVTPGSASFQPPRRPGMEGKRFGMLVDMRKCIGCQACTVSCSVENQPPIGQFRTTVLQYEIDQAGSSAPAMVSLPRLCNHCDEPPCVPVCPVQATFQRSDGIVLVDNERCVGCGYCVQACPYDARFINHETQTADKCTFCEHRLEAGLLPACVESCVGGARVIGDLNDAHSEINQRISAHKDEIKVLKPGMKTKPHVFYIGLPDEFVNGVDGQATVRLVAEHL
- the nrfD gene encoding NrfD/PsrC family molybdoenzyme membrane anchor subunit yields the protein MQIIELLTPAYEAAWLPWAVQYFFLVGIATGAALLTSACIFGPGHGAQAGLRQRLLPTAVLLLAVSAASAPVALLADLHQPARFWHFYAHLTPWSWMSLGAVLMPVFVLLSLLMCALWWLGQARWMRWLAPLLIVSTLSIVVYTGAEIMAVRSRPLWNTLWVPINLALSGWLATVGMGFVLYRFLPRPLQPDAQALQALRNLGLWLATGLVISALTWALAGIAGNSPSFDMAVRLFREFPVWRLSMLGSALFGAAVVGALLRGERRLHAKGYTLVLGAGLAASAWAFRWALFMGVQGVPKFGAGLYLYSMPLGGDGLLGMLGVAGLCVALVALATWALELFPQRQATV
- a CDS encoding tetrathionate reductase subunit A, which encodes MTDKKLTPEQSHDDAVSDANVARRRMLLRGGAVAGGMAAFAAGYGETVVKGAKGLITGTSGKATASATRGNSLTPEFRIDPVTGKLTTQPGQVVSPSSCLGCWTQCGVRVRVDTEHNQIIRIAGNPYHPLATTHPAPMETPVREVYAMLGGDNGLEGRATSCARGSAMLEHQKAAHRVLQPLKRVGPRGSGQWQTITLEQLVQEICAGGNLFGEGHVDGLAAIRDLETLIDPNSPEYGPKANQLLFTEAANEGRTPLVNRFAKQAFGTINVSNHGSYCGQTYRVGTGAALGDMAGMPHGKPDWRNSRFGLFIGTSPAQSGNPFQRVGRELAEARSRSENTYQYVVVSPMLPTSSSHAAGSNNRWLPVKPGSDLALAMGLIRWIIDNQRYDQQFLTQPGPAAMAAAGEASWSNATHLLINEPKHPRYGQFLRGADIGLALPEPVDEKTPAEDVYVVQLADGSLVAHTVAQPAELMVEREFRPIKAADATEEPAPIAVCTAFAKLRKEAQQKTLQEYAALCGVPVKEIEELAREFTSHGKQAVANSHGGTMNGSGFYTAYAIAMLNNLIGNLNVKGGWVMDAGPFGPFGPGPRYNFAQFQGAVKPTGVALSRSKFPYEKTSEFKRKKEAGQNPYPAKAPWYPATGGLSSEMLAAGMLGYPYPVKAWINHMSNPIYAVCGFENALAASVKDVKKLPLFVSVDPFINETSALADYIVPDTVTYESWGIGAPWADVVAKSSTVRWPTVQAATAKTADGQPISFETFIFAVAKQLKLPGFGKNAMSTKEGDPLDLENAEDFYLRGICNIAYQAGKPVAEASDDDIAITGLKKWMPSVEARVKPEEVRRVAMVMSRGGRFDRQEDAWKGEQLKLQAKFPATFWHEGLSKMRHSMTGERYSGCPTWYPTRLASGADMRAVFSEQDWPLTMTSYKSNLMSSMSIAASRLRQVHPHNPVSLNRDDAAQLGIANGDRILLSTPGGQLQGVALVRAGIAAGAVAIEHGYGHKQLGTVAHQVNGKPTHANPQHGNGVNLNALGFADPTRPEKDNVWIDWVSGAVVRQGLPVKVRKA
- a CDS encoding COX15/CtaA family protein, whose amino-acid sequence is MTHSALYDLAPMLELMALGLGLALGPLTWVWWRNRGTGSGKRLQALCILTLFLTFDLVLFGAFTRLTDSGLGCPDWPGCYGTSSPIAASAQIAQAQAAMPTGPVTHGKAWVEMIHRYLATTVGVLIIAMTVMAWRRARQLGRQASTGALSPWWPTAALVWVCIQGAFGALTVTMKLFPAIVTLHLLGGTGLLALLCISAAAMSLAARQQAPALISRGLRLGLWAALAIVVMQVALGGWVSTNYAVLACTSFPTCQGSWWPAMNFEQALQIWRPLGLLADGSSIAFEALTAIHYLHRLAAYVVVGVLAALWWCLRLVPALALQRRLLGGFLILQVATGLSNVVLDWPLVAAVLHTGGAAALVTIVVWCLTVTRATQTASQAPSPTTGAAR